The nucleotide sequence CGGGTACGGTACTTCGCGGCTGCACGCGCAGCCGCCGGGACCGAGGCCGAGACCCTTGAGCTGCCCACCGGAGACGGCGCGCCCCGTACCCGCGCTGATGTGGAGGTACTGCTCGCGCAACGCCACCAGCAACCGGTGCCTGGACAACCGCTGCTGGGCCAGGTGCTGTCCCGTGCCAGCTTCCTGCTCGACGGGGTGGCCTGCCCAGATGCGGCGGCCGAGATCCCGGACGGGGCCGTGCTCGACGTCCTGCCGCCCTTTTCCGGCGGATGAACACTCCGGCCGGCGCTCTGCTCTTCCATGTTGTGGTCCTGGCCGGGGGCCGATCCTCCCGGCTGGGCGGCACACCCAAGGCGAGCCTGCGGCGAAACGGGCGCACCCTCGTGGAACTCACGGTGGAAGCGGTCCAAGGGGCTGCCGGGGTCGTTGTGGTCGGACCCGCGGAGCTGGCCGTCCCCGCGGGCGTTCTGCGCACCCGGGAGGATCCGCCGTTCTCCGGGCCGGCTGCGGGCATCGCGGCCGGGCTGGCCGCCCTCGAGGCGCTGCCGTTGGCGGACTGGACCATGACCCTGGCCTGCGACATGCCCGAAGTGGCCCGCGCCGTACCCCTGCTGCTGGGGTCCGCCGGGGCCGCGCCCGAAACGGACGGACACATCGGCGTCACCCCCGACGGTCGCCGCCAGCCGCTGGCCGCCCTGTACCGCACCGAGGCGCTGCGCGCGGCCTACGCGGACCAGGACCCCACCAACCGCTCGGTACGCTCCTTCACCCACGACCTTCTCCTGCAGGAGGTCACTGTGGCCGAGGACGCCACCGCGGACGTGGACACTTGGGACGACGTGCACAAGTTCCGGCTCAGCTGACAGAAGACCCCGAGGAAAGGAACGCGGCATGGCGAAGAAGATGACGTCTGAGGAACGACGCCTGCTCTCCGAATGGATCGCCCAGCTCAAGACCGAGTTCGAGCTGGACGCCATGGACGTGCCTCTGGACGACCTGCTGGCTCTGGCCGGGGTAGTCTCCACCGGGGTGGCTCGCCCCGCCGTGCCGGTCACGGCCTATGTCGCCGGATACCTCGCGGCACTACGCACCCGGCAGGCACCGGATCACGGCGCCGCCCACACCATTCAGGACGTCATCGCGGTCGTACCGGTACCTGCTGCGGATCCACAAGACACCTGATCCTGCCCCGGCTCCTGGCACAACCCCAGCTGCGGTGTCGAGGTGCCTGGTGATGCCGTGGATGAACGCGCCCGCCACCACCGCGGCCCCGTCCCTGTTCCGGGGCTCGCATGGCCTCGCCACGGGGACGGTGGGTGGAGCCAGCAGGACCGAGCAGGGCGGAGTCAGAGCGGACTGCTGACACCGGCAGCACTGCCGGCCCCGGCGCATCGCCCAGTGTCACCGGTGCTCGTCGTCGAGCCCTGTGGCCTCGCACGGGCGAGGCCACAGGGCTGGACTGAAGAACCGACCCAGACGGTCGGCGTTGCGGTGGGTCAGTCCACGGGTGAACGCGGTGCCTCCGACAGACCGGTGCGCCACGCCTTCGGGTCGGCCACCTGGAACCGGCGTCCCGACACGGTGGTGGGGCCGATGCGCACGAACCGTCCCTTCGGTCCACTCTGCCAGGGCAGCAGCGGCAGGCTCAGCGTGTCGGTCAGTTCCTCGATACCGCGGATCTGCTCGGACCGTCCCTTGACCACCACGCTCCACACCCGGTTGACCGACGCTTCGTACCCGTCGATCTCCAGGGCCACGGGCACACCT is from Kocuria rosea and encodes:
- a CDS encoding MoaD/ThiS family protein; this translates as MTQNTTESNPRTLTSATSTTMRVRYFAAARAAAGTEAETLELPTGDGAPRTRADVEVLLAQRHQQPVPGQPLLGQVLSRASFLLDGVACPDAAAEIPDGAVLDVLPPFSGG
- the mobA gene encoding molybdenum cofactor guanylyltransferase, with the protein product MNTPAGALLFHVVVLAGGRSSRLGGTPKASLRRNGRTLVELTVEAVQGAAGVVVVGPAELAVPAGVLRTREDPPFSGPAAGIAAGLAALEALPLADWTMTLACDMPEVARAVPLLLGSAGAAPETDGHIGVTPDGRRQPLAALYRTEALRAAYADQDPTNRSVRSFTHDLLLQEVTVAEDATADVDTWDDVHKFRLS
- a CDS encoding DUF6457 domain-containing protein, producing the protein MAKKMTSEERRLLSEWIAQLKTEFELDAMDVPLDDLLALAGVVSTGVARPAVPVTAYVAGYLAALRTRQAPDHGAAHTIQDVIAVVPVPAADPQDT
- a CDS encoding pyridoxamine 5'-phosphate oxidase family protein is translated as MTEEYEERIETLSASACWTLLRATGIGRLAVWVEDHPEIFPINYVVDHSSLVFRTTEGTKLSAALSGVPVALEIDGYEASVNRVWSVVVKGRSEQIRGIEELTDTLSLPLLPWQSGPKGRFVRIGPTTVSGRRFQVADPKAWRTGLSEAPRSPVD